A genomic segment from Saprospiraceae bacterium encodes:
- a CDS encoding nucleoside hydrolase, which yields MKNSFFFCFGLFCLTLMACQGEAPKQVEATWPSTPLIPVIFDTDANNELDDQHAMAYLLFNGGTFDVKGITVNATKSGGNIEEQYAEAERVLQLCNLKGALPILAGANADFNTILPTIATEGYDGAAAVEFIIAEANKMVDEKLVLIAVGKLTNLALALAKAPAIAEKVRIVWLGSNYPEPGEYNQENDTASMSYILAQNVPFEMVTVRYGKPSGTDAVQVTKEEVNIRMPGKGPKISEPITGRHGGQFDNFGDYAINLFEHIEYYVDPPARALYDMAAVAIVKNAAWAKSTSISCPKLVDNKWMEQPGNPREIIIWEDFDKEKIIADFYQHLDNYVLVGK from the coding sequence ATGAAAAACAGCTTCTTTTTTTGTTTTGGCCTTTTTTGTTTAACACTAATGGCTTGTCAGGGCGAGGCACCTAAGCAAGTGGAAGCCACTTGGCCGAGTACACCACTGATCCCCGTCATTTTTGATACGGATGCCAATAACGAGTTGGATGATCAGCATGCGATGGCCTATTTGTTATTCAATGGCGGAACCTTTGATGTAAAAGGGATAACCGTCAATGCTACCAAAAGTGGCGGAAATATCGAAGAGCAGTATGCCGAGGCGGAGCGGGTGTTGCAACTTTGTAACCTAAAAGGTGCACTGCCCATTTTAGCAGGCGCAAATGCGGATTTTAATACGATTCTTCCTACCATAGCAACAGAAGGTTACGATGGGGCCGCAGCGGTAGAATTTATCATTGCCGAGGCCAATAAGATGGTAGATGAAAAACTTGTCCTCATTGCTGTCGGTAAATTGACCAACCTCGCCTTGGCCTTGGCCAAAGCCCCAGCGATAGCTGAAAAAGTCCGCATCGTTTGGCTAGGCTCCAATTATCCGGAACCTGGGGAATACAATCAGGAAAATGATACCGCCTCTATGAGCTATATTTTAGCACAAAATGTCCCTTTTGAGATGGTAACAGTGCGTTATGGGAAACCCTCAGGCACAGATGCCGTACAAGTAACGAAGGAAGAGGTGAACATTCGCATGCCAGGCAAAGGCCCCAAGATTAGCGAGCCCATCACTGGGCGCCATGGCGGGCAATTTGATAACTTTGGTGATTATGCCATCAACTTGTTTGAGCATATCGAATATTATGTTGATCCGCCTGCTCGGGCCCTTTATGATATGGCCGCTGTTGCCATCGTGAAAAATGCGGCATGGGCCAAATCAACAAGTATTTCTTGTCCGAAATTAGTGGACAATAAATGGATGGAGCAGCCTGGTAACCCACGAGAAATTATCATTTGGGAGGATTTCGATAAGGAAAAGATCATTGCTGATTTTTATCAGCACCTCGATAATTATGTGCTGGTGGGTAAATAA
- a CDS encoding response regulator: MKALQLSHEGRIGEKNLNYIFLGRLYLFLGGIGDPIITGILEWINNGQFAVCPDRYLIMSMCFLGFGLSFLGKISQQHKLFLFEMIYFCFSIYELKTVYDGAFSGAHQAANMIVITLIYTVLRSPFLLLLYTFTIIGVTFFFLMLTVDISFGHKMMIGGGTSFICLINWGVWNWRLKELSQTYKTKALFHGILEVSQNGMVALLGQRNSLGQIVDFRISHCNQASILQFPFLEDLPEPKSLKALIPVELGTDWIDQLTNVIQTGKSFTQEEYYVMPGGQEHWIVFIVSKLDDGLVVTIKDISDQRSYEQQLDEAKKMAEAGARAKADFLATMSHEIRTPMNGITGMVDLLDNTPLTKEQEEHLEIIRTSSDNLLVTINDILDFSKIESGKLELEVRDFSIRNCLESILDAYGSAARGKDLDLFYFMDSNVPEYIKGDEVRLGQILGNLVGNGIKFTSSGEVFVHVQLAKEDPIPFEERVLLQFTVRDTGIGIPKAKLPLLFSAFQQADTSNTRQFGGSGLGLAICSRLCEIMGGNIKVESKEGEGSNFQFILPFEKGKHKEIFAPVAMLEDLSALMGKRVLIVDDNATNLMILEAFTAELGLEAELCSSPSDAIEWAQHRPYDLIITDFNMPEMDGLELAEALRQTLAVPILLLSSSQELPLQKLRTTVDQYHFKPIKKNQLKEIILELFKINKDGSLQKEKSDREPLKANLALEIPIRILLAEDYIVNQKIAVRMFNKLGYDIDIVDNGRKAVERLEDSHYDLIFMDVQMPEMDGLEATRIIRRRLRHNSPMIIAMTANAMPEDREKCLVAGMDDYLSKPFKPHELQQVIEKYRPILSGV; the protein is encoded by the coding sequence ATGAAGGCCCTCCAACTAAGTCATGAAGGAAGGATTGGCGAGAAAAACCTGAATTATATATTTCTAGGAAGGCTTTATCTCTTTCTGGGGGGGATTGGCGATCCAATTATTACGGGTATCCTTGAATGGATAAACAATGGCCAATTTGCAGTATGTCCTGATCGCTATTTGATCATGAGCATGTGTTTTTTGGGGTTTGGACTTAGCTTTCTCGGAAAGATATCCCAGCAGCACAAACTTTTTTTATTCGAAATGATCTATTTCTGTTTTAGTATTTACGAATTAAAAACGGTTTATGATGGTGCTTTCTCAGGAGCGCATCAGGCTGCAAATATGATTGTTATAACCCTTATTTATACCGTTTTGCGGTCTCCATTTTTGTTATTACTCTACACTTTTACGATCATTGGCGTGACCTTTTTCTTCCTGATGCTAACGGTAGATATTTCTTTTGGGCACAAGATGATGATAGGCGGGGGCACCAGTTTTATTTGCTTAATTAATTGGGGGGTGTGGAACTGGCGCTTAAAAGAATTATCCCAAACCTATAAAACCAAAGCACTGTTTCACGGCATTTTAGAGGTCTCTCAAAATGGAATGGTTGCATTGCTTGGTCAGCGAAATAGCCTGGGACAGATTGTGGATTTTAGGATTAGTCACTGCAACCAAGCGAGTATTTTGCAGTTCCCCTTTTTAGAAGATTTGCCGGAACCCAAAAGCTTAAAGGCGCTTATTCCGGTAGAACTCGGCACCGATTGGATCGATCAATTGACGAATGTAATCCAAACGGGCAAATCCTTTACCCAAGAGGAGTATTATGTGATGCCAGGTGGCCAAGAGCACTGGATTGTATTTATCGTATCCAAACTGGATGATGGCTTGGTGGTGACCATAAAAGATATTTCAGACCAGCGATCTTATGAACAACAGCTAGATGAGGCCAAAAAAATGGCGGAAGCCGGAGCTCGCGCCAAGGCGGATTTTTTGGCAACCATGAGCCATGAAATTCGCACACCGATGAATGGAATCACTGGTATGGTGGATTTATTGGATAATACCCCACTGACCAAGGAGCAGGAAGAACATCTCGAAATTATTCGAACGAGCAGTGATAACTTATTGGTTACGATTAATGATATCCTCGATTTTTCGAAGATTGAATCAGGTAAACTGGAGCTGGAAGTGCGCGACTTTTCTATCAGAAATTGCCTGGAATCTATTTTGGACGCCTATGGCTCAGCGGCAAGAGGGAAAGACCTCGACTTATTTTACTTTATGGACTCCAATGTGCCAGAATACATTAAGGGCGATGAAGTACGGTTGGGGCAAATCTTAGGAAATTTGGTAGGTAACGGCATCAAATTCACTAGCTCGGGCGAAGTATTTGTCCATGTCCAATTAGCCAAAGAAGATCCAATACCTTTCGAGGAGAGGGTGTTACTGCAATTCACCGTCAGGGATACCGGGATAGGCATCCCAAAAGCTAAGCTACCGCTGTTATTTAGTGCATTTCAACAAGCAGATACTTCCAATACCCGTCAATTTGGTGGCAGTGGTTTAGGCTTGGCAATTTGTAGCCGACTCTGCGAGATCATGGGAGGGAACATAAAGGTAGAAAGTAAGGAAGGAGAGGGTTCTAATTTTCAATTCATCCTGCCTTTTGAAAAGGGAAAACATAAAGAAATTTTCGCCCCGGTTGCCATGTTGGAGGATTTATCAGCCTTAATGGGGAAGCGGGTACTCATAGTTGATGACAATGCAACCAACCTAATGATCCTGGAAGCCTTCACCGCAGAATTGGGTTTGGAGGCAGAACTTTGTAGTTCTCCTTCAGATGCTATCGAATGGGCCCAACATCGTCCCTATGATTTGATTATCACAGATTTTAATATGCCAGAAATGGATGGACTGGAATTGGCCGAAGCCCTGCGCCAAACCCTAGCCGTACCCATTCTATTGTTGAGTTCGAGTCAGGAATTACCCCTGCAAAAACTGCGAACCACAGTCGACCAGTATCATTTTAAGCCTATCAAGAAAAATCAGCTAAAAGAAATCATCCTGGAGCTGTTTAAAATAAATAAGGATGGATCGCTTCAAAAGGAAAAAAGCGATAGAGAACCCCTGAAAGCCAACTTGGCCCTTGAAATACCCATTCGTATTCTTTTGGCAGAAGATTATATTGTCAATCAAAAGATAGCCGTTCGGATGTTCAATAAGCTAGGTTATGACATTGATATTGTAGACAATGGACGAAAGGCGGTAGAACGCTTGGAAGATAGCCATTATGATCTTATTTTCATGGATGTTCAAATGCCCGAAATGGATGGACTCGAAGCCACTCGAATCATCCGCCGTCGCTTGCGCCATAACAGCCCTATGATCATCGCCATGACAGCCAATGCTATGCCCGAAGACCGCGAAAAATGCCTGGTAGCAGGTATGGACGACTACCTTTCAAAACCTTTTAAGCCACATGAACTGCAGCAGGTTATAGAGAAATATCGGCCAATATTAAGTGGAGTGTAG
- a CDS encoding T9SS type A sorting domain-containing protein has product MNKFTTFLMVAVLLIANNVHSQCILRTGSYTENEVRNCLSGNKTLIIPDNELVALNGSWDLRPLGPITVVIQGRGGCLIFSGYGSNAEKLKLAEGSSISIPEGGNNPYALNGTGSEDQVRIKIGDTRYKERDFEDLINGFGVSAVLPIELAYFKAYTKAYSIQLDWKTEVEINNAYFEVMYSTNGKDFKTIAKIEGAGTSATAVVYAFQHQNPVLGNNYYRLKQTDFDGTYDYTAIRTVQWEEKGASIVKVYPNPVQESFSINTHDGEKPSQVQLLNLLGQVIPTHWSPQDGRYVLPASLSRGSYVLKMEIGGQHYTERVFIQK; this is encoded by the coding sequence ATGAACAAATTTACCACTTTTCTAATGGTGGCAGTACTTCTTATTGCCAATAATGTACATTCCCAATGTATTTTACGAACGGGATCCTATACGGAGAACGAAGTAAGAAATTGTTTATCGGGTAATAAAACCCTCATCATCCCAGATAATGAATTGGTCGCATTGAATGGATCTTGGGACTTAAGGCCCTTAGGGCCTATCACCGTAGTTATACAAGGTAGAGGAGGATGCTTGATTTTTAGCGGTTATGGCAGTAATGCAGAGAAACTGAAACTGGCAGAAGGTTCTAGTATCTCTATCCCCGAAGGAGGAAATAACCCCTACGCCCTTAATGGCACTGGTTCGGAGGACCAAGTCAGGATTAAAATAGGAGATACCAGGTATAAAGAAAGAGATTTTGAGGATTTAATTAATGGATTTGGTGTAAGTGCCGTATTGCCTATTGAATTAGCCTATTTTAAGGCTTATACAAAAGCTTATTCCATTCAGCTAGATTGGAAAACAGAAGTTGAGATTAACAATGCTTACTTCGAAGTAATGTATAGTACGAATGGCAAGGATTTTAAAACCATTGCCAAAATTGAAGGTGCTGGGACCAGTGCAACAGCAGTTGTTTACGCTTTCCAACATCAAAATCCCGTCCTGGGGAATAACTATTACCGTCTTAAACAAACAGATTTTGATGGTACCTATGATTATACAGCTATAAGAACGGTTCAGTGGGAGGAGAAAGGGGCATCCATTGTAAAAGTTTACCCCAATCCGGTTCAGGAAAGTTTTAGCATCAATACCCATGATGGTGAAAAGCCTTCACAGGTACAATTGCTAAACCTATTAGGACAGGTCATTCCTACCCATTGGTCACCCCAGGATGGGCGCTATGTTCTACCCGCCTCCTTAAGCCGTGGCAGCTATGTGTTGAAAATGGAGATAGGAGGGCAGCACTACACAGAACGCGTATTCATTCAGAAATAA
- a CDS encoding NUDIX hydrolase encodes MIINYMNNNKSNWERVQFEDGPDLKLFRARFDYMRNPRNGKTERMIVLVSPDSVNVVPITTNGDILFVRQYRFGIGEYTLELPGGIVDPGEDHSPAAQRELEEETGHTGGEWRYLGKIPSNPVFMDSYIHHWVAKGVEKTHELSLDDGEAIDLVQMPIETVKSQLSKGYFQHPHTVNALLLYFGL; translated from the coding sequence ATGATTATCAATTATATGAACAATAATAAAAGTAACTGGGAAAGGGTTCAATTTGAAGATGGTCCAGATTTAAAACTTTTTCGAGCTCGTTTTGACTATATGCGCAATCCGAGGAACGGAAAGACCGAGCGAATGATTGTTTTGGTTTCTCCAGACTCCGTCAATGTGGTTCCCATCACCACAAATGGAGACATACTTTTTGTTCGCCAGTATCGATTTGGGATTGGTGAATATACCCTGGAGCTTCCGGGAGGAATCGTGGACCCTGGCGAAGATCATTCCCCGGCGGCACAGCGGGAATTAGAAGAGGAAACGGGCCACACAGGAGGGGAATGGCGATATTTGGGCAAAATCCCCTCTAATCCGGTTTTTATGGATAGTTATATTCACCATTGGGTGGCCAAAGGGGTCGAGAAAACCCATGAATTATCCTTAGATGACGGGGAAGCAATTGATTTGGTTCAGATGCCTATTGAAACCGTCAAAAGCCAGTTATCGAAAGGTTACTTTCAGCATCCCCATACCGTCAATGCCCTCCTGCTGTATTTTGGCTTATGA
- a CDS encoding OmpA family protein: MEKLKIILFFLSIIAISACNKGKIEDLERELALKDDKIKLLEEQLSHLQKTNGSLLDRLSDLSVINKTGAESIQKSLENMTQQYSFIQELTSKVHSKDSLNLALVMNLKRSLSNINDDDVQIEVKGGVVYVSISDKLLFRSGSSKITSEARGVLGKLALVINDHSDLNILVEGHTDNVPISNSCMEDNWDLSVKRATSVVRILEEEYYVAPERLTAAGRSEYIPKSDNGSSAGRSINRRTEIIITPQLDQFFQLLETPPIAD, translated from the coding sequence ATGGAAAAACTTAAAATCATACTTTTCTTTTTAAGTATAATAGCTATAAGTGCTTGCAATAAAGGGAAAATTGAAGACTTGGAAAGAGAGTTGGCACTAAAGGACGACAAAATTAAATTGCTGGAAGAGCAATTGTCTCATTTGCAGAAGACCAATGGCAGTTTGCTTGATCGGCTATCAGATCTGTCTGTGATCAACAAGACTGGTGCAGAAAGCATCCAAAAGTCACTGGAAAACATGACTCAACAATATTCCTTTATCCAGGAATTGACTTCCAAGGTACATTCAAAGGATTCGCTGAACCTGGCTTTGGTCATGAATCTGAAGCGATCTCTAAGCAATATTAATGATGATGATGTCCAGATAGAAGTTAAGGGTGGGGTGGTATATGTATCTATTTCTGACAAATTACTGTTCCGGTCTGGAAGTTCAAAAATAACAAGTGAAGCCAGGGGCGTCTTAGGAAAACTGGCGCTAGTCATTAATGACCATAGTGATCTGAATATCCTTGTGGAAGGACATACAGATAATGTTCCCATTTCCAATTCTTGTATGGAGGACAATTGGGATTTGAGTGTAAAAAGAGCGACTTCCGTGGTGCGTATCTTGGAAGAAGAATACTATGTAGCACCCGAACGCCTGACTGCCGCCGGACGTTCCGAATATATTCCAAAATCAGATAATGGCTCCAGTGCTGGCCGAAGTATTAATCGCCGTACAGAAATCATTATTACACCACAATTGGATCAATTTTTTCAATTGTTGGAAACGCCACCTATTGCCGATTAA
- a CDS encoding response regulator: MSVERINNHIFLGRIYLLLGGLGLPIFSGVMAWLEIGYFDIGIDRYLFGSICLLLLSLSFGKTLSVKRTFQLLDLGFFLFSFFGFYIDYIGGFTSEYLITQMIVIQFTFMVLRRPIQLIQYSLFVLACVVGFLILSRGLSFPYKLFVGASFVIISIGNFFVWSRRLAEQDQNQHMKALMKGILEVSQDGIIAVESKRGPNGRIKDFEITHTNKAFYVMFPFLRERKVRWVKDLIPRRYNDQMFKQFVKVVEEGGSFEAFDKFTGLDSKTIWLKLVAVKLEDGLTITFTDITLQKEYEAQLERAKEKAEEGARAKSSFLATMSHEIRTPMNGIIGMIDLMYNSELTAEQLEHLDIIRSSSESLLTIINDILDFSKIESGKLELEDRNFSLRSCIEDTLDLLGKRARDKQLDLLYFMEPDVPEYISGDVVRLGQILTNLVSNAIKFTETGEIYVHVKRAAAGWVSPDQAVNLHFTIKDTGIGIPKEKLSLLFKAFNQVDTSTTRKYGGTGLGLAICYRLCDLMNGRIWVESQLGKGSEFQFVIACKLSPLAYMEEQEHPRVIAKLVGKKILVIDDNETNLMILAAFITRMGLKPEVTKSPIEALKKIKEQSYDLIITDFNMPIMNGLQMAAAIKKEINCPILLLSSSQELPMKEVAKYVESYQFKPVRERQLQLLLIKMFNSPYKEISEQKKLRGRTFQENLAQDIPLRILLAEDFIVNQKIATRIFKKMGYDIEIAENGLEAVEKATKHTYDLIFMDVQMPEMDGLEATRVIRERKPENGPVIIAMTANAMPEDRQKCIESGMNDYLSKPFKPKDLQGLLEKYNPQNEQTLTDK, from the coding sequence ATGAGTGTTGAACGCATCAATAACCATATTTTTTTAGGTAGAATTTATTTATTGTTAGGCGGATTGGGGCTGCCTATTTTCAGTGGTGTAATGGCATGGCTGGAAATTGGGTACTTTGATATTGGCATTGACCGTTATTTATTTGGTTCCATTTGTTTGCTCCTATTAAGCTTAAGTTTTGGTAAAACCCTCAGCGTAAAACGGACGTTTCAACTGCTCGACCTAGGGTTTTTCCTATTTTCTTTTTTTGGTTTTTACATCGATTATATTGGTGGTTTTACCAGTGAGTACCTCATCACTCAAATGATTGTGATTCAATTCACTTTCATGGTCTTGCGACGGCCAATACAACTCATCCAGTACAGCTTGTTCGTACTTGCATGTGTGGTTGGCTTTTTAATATTGTCCAGGGGGCTTTCCTTTCCTTATAAGTTATTTGTAGGTGCTTCTTTCGTGATTATTTCGATTGGCAATTTTTTTGTTTGGAGTCGCCGATTAGCTGAACAGGATCAAAACCAGCACATGAAAGCCCTCATGAAAGGTATTTTGGAAGTATCGCAAGACGGGATCATTGCCGTTGAATCTAAAAGAGGCCCAAATGGAAGAATCAAAGATTTTGAGATTACCCATACGAATAAGGCTTTTTATGTCATGTTTCCTTTTTTGAGAGAAAGGAAAGTAAGGTGGGTAAAAGATTTAATTCCTAGGCGCTACAACGATCAGATGTTTAAGCAGTTTGTAAAAGTGGTGGAAGAGGGCGGCAGTTTTGAAGCCTTCGACAAATTTACGGGACTTGATAGTAAAACGATATGGTTGAAGCTGGTGGCGGTTAAATTGGAGGATGGCCTTACCATCACCTTTACGGATATTACCCTGCAAAAAGAATATGAAGCGCAACTAGAGCGCGCCAAGGAAAAAGCAGAAGAAGGGGCACGTGCTAAATCGAGTTTTTTGGCTACCATGAGCCACGAAATAAGGACACCAATGAATGGGATCATTGGCATGATTGATTTGATGTACAATTCGGAGTTGACGGCAGAGCAGTTGGAGCATCTTGATATCATTCGTTCCAGTAGTGAAAGTTTGTTGACGATCATCAATGATATCTTGGATTTTTCCAAGATTGAGTCGGGTAAGTTGGAGTTGGAAGATCGCAATTTTTCTTTGCGGTCCTGTATAGAAGATACTTTGGACTTATTAGGAAAAAGGGCGCGGGATAAACAACTCGATTTGCTTTATTTCATGGAGCCAGATGTTCCGGAGTACATCTCTGGCGATGTGGTTCGGTTGGGGCAAATTTTGACAAACCTGGTTAGCAATGCCATCAAGTTTACCGAAACAGGCGAAATTTATGTACATGTGAAGCGAGCAGCGGCTGGGTGGGTGTCACCTGACCAAGCCGTAAACCTACATTTTACCATAAAAGATACAGGCATTGGCATTCCCAAGGAAAAGTTATCGCTTTTATTCAAAGCGTTTAACCAAGTGGATACTTCTACCACCAGGAAATATGGAGGTACTGGCTTAGGTTTGGCTATTTGTTATCGACTTTGCGATCTAATGAATGGTCGAATTTGGGTAGAAAGCCAATTGGGCAAAGGTTCCGAGTTTCAATTTGTGATTGCGTGTAAACTATCCCCCCTGGCCTATATGGAGGAGCAGGAGCATCCGAGAGTCATAGCAAAACTGGTAGGCAAAAAGATTCTGGTTATCGACGATAATGAAACCAACCTGATGATATTGGCTGCATTTATTACCCGAATGGGACTCAAGCCAGAAGTGACTAAATCGCCGATTGAGGCGCTCAAAAAAATTAAGGAACAATCCTATGATTTGATTATTACAGATTTTAATATGCCTATTATGAATGGCCTTCAAATGGCAGCAGCCATCAAAAAGGAAATCAATTGCCCCATTCTCTTGTTAAGCTCAAGCCAGGAGTTGCCCATGAAGGAAGTGGCCAAATATGTAGAGTCCTATCAATTCAAACCGGTACGAGAGCGGCAACTTCAGCTACTGCTCATCAAGATGTTTAATAGCCCGTACAAAGAAATAAGTGAGCAAAAAAAGTTGAGAGGGAGGACTTTTCAAGAAAACCTGGCTCAGGATATTCCCCTGCGAATCTTATTGGCCGAAGATTTCATCGTTAACCAAAAAATTGCCACGCGGATATTCAAAAAAATGGGCTACGATATTGAAATCGCTGAAAATGGCCTGGAGGCAGTAGAAAAAGCGACAAAGCATACGTATGACTTGATCTTTATGGATGTTCAAATGCCTGAAATGGATGGACTGGAAGCCACGCGTGTGATCAGGGAGCGGAAACCCGAGAATGGGCCAGTTATCATAGCTATGACGGCAAATGCTATGCCCGAAGATCGCCAAAAGTGTATAGAATCAGGTATGAATGACTACCTATCCAAACCTTTCAAGCCCAAAGATTTGCAAGGTCTTCTCGAAAAATACAATCCACAAAACGAGCAGACATTAACAGATAAGTAG